Proteins co-encoded in one Desulfitobacterium hafniense DCB-2 genomic window:
- a CDS encoding UvrD-helicase domain-containing protein, translating to MSDANLAEIKGKISSQHEGDEKQLEVIFSGSHRLIVEAPAGYGKTTTMISRIAYLFASGGIPNPKRILGLTFSVNAALKVKREVAEKLPALLGTQNSPIAISEKVTVTNYHGFCKGVIKKYGFLIADALRKDVNLFRTVSDSEIERQATLKTALSADEYEELKSVEIAVKEAHVPDSQTIQGYNEIVIKKLLPLGYITHNAVILFVLEMFDRFAEVKKFYQSYYPLIVVDEFQDTNCIAWNLLEAIISERTQLIFLGDPLQRIYGFIGALPDIMTTVADKYGMTKVALSKNYRFRNNSEMLKLDRNIRANAATCFEPNIQDDDVARVPAFWGSTQQEEARQVVAKVQGLMGDGTDKITILFRGRGRNAEIVETELADKKVPYFYGMFTDEDADYVDFHNKCQEMFIKRFGKSKNINKKALTAFSDRVKTAYASATGKTVDSLLRLLDALVEKVSIDYSDLLADDKYNLLLDIFENRQLKQAMEYVDSQVILSTVHGAKGLEWDYVVLCDVEQWVFTFLCRDCPSLRASGNSTACRLPQSIPDQMLNPLLDDLCVFYVGLTRARKQAFISASGERFNARGQRFTNGKVCCLALVQGVKLLQHT from the coding sequence ATGTCTGATGCCAATCTTGCAGAAATAAAAGGAAAAATCTCGTCCCAGCACGAAGGCGACGAAAAACAGCTTGAGGTCATCTTTTCTGGCAGCCATCGTCTGATTGTCGAGGCACCCGCTGGGTACGGAAAAACGACCACAATGATTAGTCGCATTGCCTATCTGTTTGCTTCGGGCGGCATCCCTAACCCGAAGCGTATTCTCGGCTTAACGTTCAGCGTAAACGCCGCACTTAAGGTCAAACGGGAAGTCGCCGAGAAACTCCCCGCGCTTCTTGGCACACAAAACAGCCCTATCGCAATTAGCGAGAAGGTAACCGTCACAAACTACCACGGATTCTGTAAAGGCGTTATTAAAAAATACGGCTTTCTTATCGCAGATGCACTGCGGAAGGATGTCAATCTATTCAGAACCGTTAGCGATAGTGAAATAGAAAGGCAGGCGACTCTGAAAACGGCTCTGTCAGCAGATGAATACGAAGAACTCAAATCCGTGGAAATAGCAGTCAAAGAGGCTCACGTTCCCGATTCCCAGACAATCCAGGGTTACAACGAGATAGTCATCAAGAAGTTGCTGCCGTTGGGGTACATTACCCATAACGCGGTTATTTTATTCGTCTTGGAGATGTTTGACCGCTTTGCTGAAGTGAAGAAGTTCTACCAGAGCTACTATCCGCTTATCGTTGTAGACGAGTTTCAGGATACCAACTGCATTGCGTGGAATTTGCTTGAAGCGATAATATCAGAGCGTACCCAGTTGATTTTCCTTGGCGACCCACTTCAGAGGATTTACGGCTTCATAGGCGCTTTGCCGGACATAATGACCACAGTAGCGGACAAGTACGGGATGACCAAAGTAGCTCTCTCGAAAAACTACCGATTCCGTAATAACTCTGAAATGCTTAAATTGGACAGAAATATCAGAGCAAATGCAGCGACTTGTTTTGAACCGAACATTCAAGATGATGATGTGGCGAGGGTGCCCGCATTCTGGGGGAGTACCCAGCAAGAAGAGGCACGACAGGTGGTGGCAAAAGTACAGGGTCTGATGGGCGATGGGACGGATAAAATCACTATCCTTTTCAGAGGTCGTGGTAGAAACGCCGAAATCGTAGAGACTGAACTTGCTGATAAAAAAGTGCCGTACTTCTATGGTATGTTTACTGATGAAGATGCCGACTACGTTGATTTTCACAACAAGTGCCAAGAAATGTTCATAAAGAGGTTCGGGAAGTCAAAGAACATCAATAAGAAAGCTCTAACAGCTTTTTCTGATCGCGTGAAAACGGCTTATGCATCAGCAACAGGGAAAACCGTTGATTCGTTACTTCGGCTACTTGATGCGCTTGTCGAGAAGGTATCCATTGATTACTCCGATCTTTTAGCAGATGATAAGTATAATCTGCTGCTGGACATTTTCGAGAATCGGCAGTTGAAACAGGCTATGGAGTATGTGGATTCTCAAGTCATTCTCTCCACCGTCCACGGTGCAAAGGGACTTGAGTGGGACTATGTTGTCCTGTGCGATGTAGAGCAGTGGGTATTTACGTTCCTGTGCCGTGATTGCCCAAGCCTAAGAGCGAGTGGCAATTCTACTGCTTGCCGATTGCCGCAATCCATACCAGACCAGATGTTGAACCCTCTCCTAGATGATTTATGTGTGTTCTATGTCGGATTGACAAGAGCCAGAAAACAGGCATTCATTTCGGCAAGTGGTGAAAGGTTCAATGCACGGGGACAACGGTTTACCAATGGAAAAGTGTGTTGCTTGGCTCTGGTTCAAGGTGTGAAACTATTACAACATACATAA
- a CDS encoding ATP-dependent nuclease, giving the protein MRIFCVKVSNYRNIDGITVIFHPDCNYIIGENNLGKSNFLSLIGTVCAGKGFDEKDFADPDKAIEVELDIKLLQNEQGFFGDNFSPEDASLLKIRYRQTIKEAYPTIVSVDSNESIQARLLRKINFLKYETTAVPSRELRLDSQKGAGLLINGIIERFIADGEPAFLNDEQIGGLMKFINEHLGKIRSFHDYSIKATIAPNPTEMLTSLFYLSDGYRKIDTTGSGVQYMAMASINILCQIMELYKSKSSPFGEQLYTDDDGRKLLPLVLSIDEPEVHLHPYLQRSLIGYYKKILCNEDVKFVELLKSCFGVDGLDGQLVIVTHSTDALVGDYRNLIRFHKNGDRTAVISGYALRPIEGANNEGRIKSENEKHLIMHFPEIKEAFYSKCAVLIEGETEYGCIHAFADKIGVALDDCGICVINAKGEKSIKPLRQLLTLFAIPSIAIYDGDVREGHTAAADEFFTNESCYEIEIVKSLYSQNKQDIVKQIAKELDSQYATVPLDFDFVSKHFKKMGIELYSQKTCENCGHTKKVKDASGYTPRSLADVDDNDEEDFCRMYSAWFMAKKGVLLGRIVGESLPVELIPACYSDAIKKAQEVASHV; this is encoded by the coding sequence ATGAGGATTTTCTGTGTTAAGGTTTCTAACTACCGAAATATTGACGGAATAACTGTCATTTTCCACCCGGATTGCAATTACATCATCGGGGAGAACAATCTGGGGAAGAGCAACTTCTTGTCGCTCATTGGCACTGTTTGCGCCGGCAAAGGTTTTGACGAGAAGGATTTCGCGGACCCCGATAAAGCCATCGAGGTTGAACTGGATATTAAGCTACTCCAAAACGAGCAGGGCTTTTTCGGCGATAACTTTTCGCCGGAAGATGCCTCTTTGTTGAAGATTCGTTACCGTCAGACTATTAAAGAAGCCTATCCGACAATTGTCAGCGTTGACTCAAATGAAAGCATTCAGGCGAGGCTTCTCAGGAAAATCAACTTCTTAAAATACGAGACCACAGCTGTGCCGAGTCGGGAGTTGAGGCTTGATTCACAAAAGGGCGCGGGGCTTCTTATCAATGGTATTATTGAGAGATTCATTGCCGATGGCGAGCCTGCATTTCTTAACGATGAACAAATTGGCGGTTTAATGAAGTTTATCAACGAACATTTGGGTAAAATCCGTAGTTTTCATGATTATTCCATTAAGGCTACGATAGCCCCAAATCCAACAGAAATGCTGACGAGCCTGTTCTATTTGTCTGACGGCTACAGAAAAATCGATACAACTGGAAGCGGTGTCCAGTATATGGCGATGGCTTCGATAAATATCCTATGCCAGATTATGGAGTTGTATAAAAGCAAGTCATCCCCATTCGGGGAACAGCTTTATACAGACGACGATGGAAGAAAACTATTGCCGCTTGTTCTGTCCATTGATGAGCCGGAAGTTCATCTGCACCCATATCTGCAGAGGTCACTCATTGGCTACTATAAGAAGATTCTCTGCAATGAGGACGTCAAGTTTGTAGAATTGTTAAAAAGTTGTTTCGGTGTAGATGGCCTTGATGGACAGCTTGTTATTGTTACGCACTCAACGGACGCATTGGTTGGAGATTACCGCAACCTTATCCGTTTTCATAAAAACGGAGACAGAACTGCGGTCATTAGTGGCTATGCCTTGCGTCCAATCGAAGGAGCGAATAACGAGGGGCGAATTAAAAGCGAAAACGAGAAACATCTTATTATGCACTTTCCTGAGATAAAGGAAGCGTTCTATTCTAAATGCGCCGTGCTCATTGAAGGCGAAACGGAATACGGTTGCATTCACGCCTTTGCTGACAAGATAGGCGTGGCGTTGGATGATTGTGGAATTTGCGTGATAAACGCAAAGGGTGAAAAGTCCATTAAGCCGCTTCGTCAATTGCTTACACTGTTTGCCATTCCGAGTATAGCCATCTACGACGGAGATGTTAGGGAGGGGCATACCGCTGCCGCTGATGAATTCTTCACCAACGAATCCTGCTACGAAATCGAAATCGTAAAAAGTCTATATTCGCAAAACAAACAAGATATTGTTAAGCAAATTGCAAAGGAATTAGACTCGCAATACGCTACAGTTCCTCTCGATTTCGACTTTGTAAGCAAGCATTTTAAGAAAATGGGCATAGAGCTATATTCGCAAAAAACATGTGAGAATTGTGGCCATACAAAAAAGGTCAAAGATGCAAGTGGTTATACGCCCAGAAGCCTTGCTGATGTGGACGACAATGATGAAGAGGATTTTTGTCGTATGTATTCGGCTTGGTTTATGGCTAAGAAAGGGGTTCTCCTTGGACGCATTGTCGGTGAGTCTCTTCCTGTCGAACTTATACCAGCTTGTTACAGCGATGCGATAAAAAAAGCGCAGGAGGTGGCTTCGCATGTCTGA